Proteins found in one Campylobacter concisus genomic segment:
- the ccoN gene encoding cytochrome-c oxidase, cbb3-type subunit I, with protein MRPSQLLHYDYSVAKLFMFSTIFFGIVGMAIGVLVAFQLACPDLNYIAGEYSAFGRLRPLHTNGIIFGFMLSGIFATWYYIGQRVLKVSMSESPFLMFIGKLHFWLYILVMILAVVTLFMGESTSKEYAELEWPLDIAVVVVWVLWGVSIFGLIGIRREKTLYISVWYYIATFLGVAMLYLFNNMEIPTRLVSGYGSWLHSVSMYAGSNDALVQWWYGHNAVAFVFTVAIIAQIYYFLPKESGQPIFSYKLSLFSFWGLMFIYLWAGGHHLIYTAVPDWMQTMGSVFSIVLILPSWGSAINMLLTMKGEWTQLRESPLIKFMILASTFYMFSTLEGPILAIKSVNALAHYTDWVPGHVHDGALGWVGFMTMAALYHMTPRVFKREIYSKSLMEAQFWIQTTGIVLYFASMWIAGITQGMMWRATDSYGNLLYSFIDTVVVLIPYYYIRAIGGLLYLIGFLMFAYNIYKSTSAKAILAEPKSATPMGGTKANAEVM; from the coding sequence ATGCGACCATCCCAGTTGCTACATTATGATTATAGTGTGGCAAAACTCTTTATGTTCTCCACGATATTTTTTGGTATTGTTGGCATGGCTATTGGTGTTTTGGTGGCTTTTCAGCTTGCCTGTCCTGATCTAAACTATATAGCTGGTGAGTATTCGGCATTTGGTAGATTGCGTCCTCTTCATACTAACGGTATCATTTTTGGTTTTATGCTCTCTGGTATATTTGCCACTTGGTATTACATAGGACAGCGTGTTCTAAAAGTATCAATGAGCGAATCTCCGTTTTTGATGTTCATTGGTAAGCTTCATTTTTGGCTTTATATACTTGTTATGATTCTAGCTGTTGTGACACTTTTTATGGGTGAGAGTACATCTAAGGAGTACGCCGAGCTTGAGTGGCCACTAGATATTGCAGTAGTAGTAGTCTGGGTGCTTTGGGGTGTTAGTATATTTGGACTTATTGGTATACGCCGTGAGAAGACACTTTACATCTCAGTTTGGTATTACATTGCTACATTTCTTGGCGTTGCTATGCTTTATCTATTTAATAACATGGAAATTCCAACAAGACTAGTTAGTGGATATGGCTCATGGCTACACTCAGTTTCGATGTATGCTGGCTCAAATGATGCCTTGGTTCAGTGGTGGTACGGTCACAACGCAGTTGCGTTTGTATTTACAGTAGCGATCATCGCCCAAATTTATTATTTCTTGCCAAAAGAGAGCGGACAGCCAATATTTTCTTATAAGCTTTCGTTATTTTCATTCTGGGGCCTTATGTTTATCTATCTTTGGGCTGGCGGTCACCACCTAATATATACTGCTGTGCCTGATTGGATGCAGACTATGGGTTCGGTTTTTTCTATTGTTTTGATTTTACCTTCTTGGGGTTCAGCTATTAATATGCTTCTTACAATGAAAGGCGAATGGACACAACTTCGCGAGAGTCCGCTTATTAAATTTATGATTCTAGCTTCAACTTTTTATATGTTTTCAACTCTTGAAGGCCCTATCTTAGCTATTAAATCTGTAAATGCACTAGCTCACTATACTGACTGGGTGCCAGGACACGTACATGATGGCGCACTTGGCTGGGTTGGTTTTATGACTATGGCAGCACTTTATCACATGACGCCACGTGTCTTTAAGCGCGAAATTTATTCAAAATCCTTAATGGAAGCTCAATTTTGGATACAAACAACAGGTATCGTTTTATACTTTGCTTCGATGTGGATCGCCGGTATCACACAAGGTATGATGTGGAGAGCGACTGACAGCTATGGAAATTTACTCTACTCATTTATTGATACTGTTGTAGTGCTTATACCTTATTATTACATTAGAGCTATTGGCGGACTTTTGTATTTGATTGGCTTTTTGATGTTTGCTTACAATATCTACAAATCAACTTCTGCTAAAGCTATTTTGGCAGAGCCAAAAAGTGCAACGCCTATGGGCGGTACTAAAGCCAATGCGGAGGTGATGTGA
- a CDS encoding DUF4006 family protein has product MENKNRNIFALNGISGYLVAVLLLLSILGVLTYIGIGLQKDVATKPYSLKDASSIEMKSVDNAKHVIIKE; this is encoded by the coding sequence ATGGAAAATAAAAATAGAAATATCTTTGCTTTAAATGGCATTAGCGGTTATTTGGTGGCAGTTTTGCTTTTGCTATCTATCCTTGGCGTACTTACTTATATTGGTATTGGCTTGCAAAAAGATGTAGCAACCAAGCCTTACTCATTAAAAGACGCAAGTAGCATTGAGATGAAGAGCGTTGACAACGCTAAACATGTCATTATAAAGGAGTAG
- a CDS encoding cytochrome c oxidase, cbb3-type, CcoQ subunit, translating into MDIRELQAYGYFILTAFLAITLYAYFFHLYKSEKQGRRNYEKYSKLALDDEIGSKILEQKATKESVCNG; encoded by the coding sequence ATGGATATTAGAGAACTTCAAGCTTATGGCTATTTTATTTTGACAGCATTCTTAGCTATCACTTTGTACGCTTATTTTTTTCATCTTTACAAAAGTGAAAAGCAAGGTAGAAGAAATTATGAGAAGTATTCGAAATTAGCCCTAGATGATGAGATCGGTAGTAAAATTTTAGAGCAAAAGGCTACAAAGGAGAGCGTATGCAATGGCTAA
- a CDS encoding cbb3-type cytochrome c oxidase N-terminal domain-containing protein has protein sequence MQWLNLEDNINLLALIGAILIIVLTVVVAGKYVGQMKVKKDESVELSEHNWDGIGEYKNPVPFGWAVVFLLTLVWAIWYYLLGYPLNSYSQIGEYNKEVKEANAKFEKEYANPSKETLHAMGESVFLVQCSACHGITGDGIGGKAANLQIWGSEQGIVDTILNGSKGLDYPMGEMPAGLADADGAKAIAAYVAKEISAIKSTKNENLVAMGKELYVACAACHGDDGKGMDGMSADLSKYGSSEFIVDVLNRGKNGNIGVMPKFNDGRLNEIQQKAVGEYVISLSKGE, from the coding sequence ATGCAATGGCTAAATTTAGAAGATAATATAAATTTACTTGCGTTAATAGGTGCCATCTTAATTATCGTACTAACTGTCGTTGTAGCTGGCAAGTATGTTGGTCAAATGAAAGTTAAAAAAGATGAAAGCGTAGAGCTTAGCGAGCACAACTGGGATGGGATAGGCGAGTATAAAAATCCAGTTCCATTTGGTTGGGCAGTAGTTTTTTTACTAACGCTTGTTTGGGCGATTTGGTATTATTTACTTGGTTATCCACTAAATTCTTACTCACAAATCGGTGAATATAATAAAGAGGTAAAAGAGGCAAACGCTAAATTTGAAAAAGAGTATGCAAACCCAAGCAAAGAAACGCTTCATGCTATGGGAGAGAGCGTATTTTTAGTGCAATGCTCAGCATGTCATGGTATCACAGGCGATGGTATTGGTGGCAAAGCTGCAAATTTACAAATTTGGGGTAGCGAACAAGGAATAGTTGATACGATACTAAATGGCTCAAAAGGGCTTGATTATCCTATGGGCGAGATGCCAGCAGGGCTAGCTGATGCTGATGGAGCAAAGGCTATCGCAGCTTATGTAGCAAAAGAGATAAGTGCTATAAAAAGTACAAAAAATGAAAATTTAGTAGCTATGGGAAAAGAGCTTTACGTAGCTTGTGCAGCTTGTCACGGAGATGATGGCAAAGGCATGGATGGTATGTCGGCTGATCTTAGTAAATATGGTTCAAGTGAGTTCATCGTAGATGTACTAAATCGTGGTAAAAACGGCAACATTGGTGTTATGCCTAAATTTAATGATGGCAGATTAAACGAGATACAACAAAAAGCAGTTGGCGAATATGTCATATCGCTATCAAAGGGCGAATAA
- a CDS encoding FixH family protein, which translates to MDKKTFWPYAIVLSFIAIIIACAVTIIIALKHPVEMDSSYMQSYQNVDENITFIKESEKRFDEKFDLKFEPNFNALNAKLKFHLTPKKGEISALKYEILLTRPQTNKENKILRASWQENDLVSEETSLKEGRWQLLLRLSDTNDTRYYKFDLNVTK; encoded by the coding sequence ATGGATAAAAAAACCTTTTGGCCTTATGCTATTGTGCTTAGCTTCATTGCTATCATTATCGCTTGTGCAGTAACGATCATTATAGCACTAAAACATCCAGTCGAGATGGATAGCTCCTATATGCAAAGCTACCAAAATGTCGATGAAAATATAACCTTTATCAAAGAGAGTGAAAAACGCTTCGATGAGAAATTTGATCTAAAATTTGAGCCAAATTTTAACGCCTTAAATGCTAAGCTTAAATTTCATCTAACTCCAAAAAAAGGAGAAATTTCAGCTTTAAAATATGAAATTTTACTTACTCGCCCACAGACAAATAAAGAAAATAAAATTTTAAGAGCTTCATGGCAAGAAAATGATCTAGTAAGCGAAGAAACAAGTCTAAAAGAAGGCAGGTGGCAGCTACTTTTAAGGCTAAGTGACACCAATGATACAAGGTATTATAAATTTGATCTTAATGTCACAAAATGA
- a CDS encoding response regulator transcription factor encodes MSKILNNLTVLIVENEGDGKKIVQEVMRDKFEKVITAQNGDEGLKKFKKYNPNMVITDVFMPIMNGLDMAKCIKEISKDTPIIVFSTNSEKETLLKAIDVGIDKYVLKPIDLDDFLVTLENVAKNKIETANIIQVTNGYSFNKIKRVLIRDGVEISLTKKELAFISLLIKRLGTLVLHDEIKNVVWVGESVTEAAIRTFVKRVRDKVGSNFIKNVPGLGYKIDRRLS; translated from the coding sequence ATGAGCAAGATTCTTAATAATCTAACTGTTCTTATCGTTGAAAATGAGGGAGATGGTAAAAAAATAGTACAAGAAGTTATGCGAGATAAATTCGAAAAAGTTATCACTGCTCAAAATGGAGATGAAGGACTTAAGAAATTTAAAAAATATAATCCAAATATGGTTATAACAGACGTTTTTATGCCTATAATGAATGGCCTTGATATGGCTAAATGCATTAAAGAAATTTCAAAAGATACACCTATTATAGTTTTTAGCACAAATAGTGAAAAAGAGACACTTCTAAAAGCGATAGATGTTGGTATTGATAAATACGTTTTAAAGCCGATTGACCTTGATGATTTTTTGGTTACTTTAGAAAATGTTGCCAAAAATAAGATAGAAACAGCAAATATTATTCAGGTTACAAATGGATATAGTTTTAATAAGATAAAACGTGTGCTTATCAGAGATGGTGTTGAAATTTCTCTTACAAAAAAAGAACTTGCTTTTATATCTTTGCTCATAAAAAGACTTGGTACGCTTGTGCTTCATGATGAAATAAAAAATGTTGTTTGGGTTGGCGAGAGTGTGACAGAGGCTGCTATTAGGACCTTTGTTAAACGTGTCAGGGATAAAGTCGGCAGTAATTTTATAAAAAATGTTCCTGGGCTTGGTTACAAAATAGATAGAAGACTCTCCTAG
- a CDS encoding DUF507 family protein — MRLKLPHVPYISHKIAIDLLNCGFVRLNKGIEPIVAKTSEILTVDIQKERALDERVNELLEKNEDEMQTMQIDRKNMFWLVKKKLAGEFDVILTHEDRFSNIAHKVLETIWKSGLVDYNVSENRVKNVIYNSIDEYLKSYEKIEDDVYEMIQNYKHKLIPGTDEYDLVFERLYQDELKKRGML, encoded by the coding sequence ATGCGTTTAAAACTCCCACACGTTCCGTATATTTCACATAAAATAGCAATAGATCTTCTAAATTGTGGTTTCGTAAGACTAAATAAAGGTATTGAGCCTATCGTAGCAAAAACAAGTGAAATTTTAACAGTCGATATTCAAAAAGAAAGAGCTTTAGATGAGCGAGTAAATGAGCTTTTGGAAAAAAATGAAGACGAGATGCAAACTATGCAAATTGACCGCAAAAATATGTTTTGGCTCGTTAAAAAGAAGCTCGCAGGTGAATTCGATGTAATTTTAACCCACGAAGATAGATTTAGTAATATCGCTCACAAAGTGCTTGAAACTATTTGGAAGAGCGGTCTTGTTGATTATAATGTATCTGAAAATCGCGTAAAAAATGTGATTTATAACTCAATAGACGAGTACTTAAAAAGCTATGAGAAGATAGAAGATGATGTTTATGAAATGATACAAAATTATAAACATAAGCTAATCCCAGGAACTGATGAATATGATCTTGTCTTTGAGCGTTTGTATCAAGATGAGCTTAAAAAAAGAGGCATGCTTTAA
- a CDS encoding sulfite exporter TauE/SafE family protein: protein MQNINLYMIISVAFLSSFSHCVGMCSGFLSLQTLFFKGKSKREILMLSTLYSLARIFAYVVLGALFGAFGAVISFSMQARGVIFFIVGLVITFIGIALLLRGELLKFVENQKALNFVVRIAKTRIQKRNLTNFLLLGFLNGFLPCGVVYYFLALGILSANFIDSAFIMLIFGLCTLPAMLLASFVFGILNEKFKDIMFKISASIMIINGIYLSFLGYRANA from the coding sequence ATGCAAAATATAAACCTTTACATGATTATCTCAGTTGCATTTTTAAGTAGCTTTAGTCATTGTGTAGGTATGTGCAGCGGATTTTTGAGCTTACAGACTCTATTTTTTAAAGGCAAAAGCAAGAGAGAAATTTTAATGCTAAGCACACTTTATAGTCTAGCTAGAATTTTTGCTTATGTAGTTTTAGGAGCTTTGTTTGGCGCCTTTGGAGCTGTTATTAGCTTTAGTATGCAAGCAAGAGGTGTGATATTTTTTATAGTTGGCTTAGTGATCACGTTTATCGGCATTGCCTTGCTTCTTAGGGGCGAGCTTTTAAAATTTGTAGAGAATCAAAAGGCACTTAATTTTGTAGTAAGAATTGCAAAAACGAGGATTCAAAAGAGAAATTTAACAAATTTTTTATTACTTGGTTTTTTAAATGGCTTTTTACCTTGTGGTGTGGTTTATTATTTTTTGGCACTTGGGATTTTAAGTGCAAATTTTATTGATTCGGCTTTTATAATGCTTATATTTGGTCTTTGTACATTGCCAGCTATGCTTTTAGCTAGCTTTGTATTTGGGATTTTAAATGAAAAATTTAAAGATATAATGTTTAAGATTTCAGCTAGCATAATGATAATAAATGGAATTTATCTATCATTTTTAGGATATAGAGCAAATGCTTAA
- the ccoO gene encoding cytochrome-c oxidase, cbb3-type subunit II yields MFAWLEKNPFFFAVCVFIVIAYAGVVEILPDFANRARPLEGTKPYTVLELAGKNIYIQNGCNTCHSQMIRPFKAETDRYGMYSLSGEFAYDRPHLWGSKRTGPDLMRVGNYRTTDWHENHMLNPASVVPGSIMPAYPFLFKKNADIETAYAEALTVKKVFNTPYDEKDMPALGTFEQANANVKEQAASIVENMKDEQVKQAFEKGEIRQIVALIAYLNSLK; encoded by the coding sequence ATGTTTGCTTGGTTAGAAAAAAATCCATTCTTTTTTGCAGTTTGCGTATTTATCGTCATAGCTTACGCTGGCGTGGTAGAAATTTTACCTGATTTTGCAAATAGAGCTAGACCACTTGAGGGTACAAAGCCTTATACAGTTTTAGAGCTTGCTGGAAAAAATATATATATACAAAATGGTTGCAATACTTGTCACTCACAGATGATACGCCCGTTTAAAGCTGAGACTGATAGATATGGCATGTACTCGTTAAGCGGCGAATTTGCTTATGATCGTCCGCATCTTTGGGGTTCAAAAAGAACTGGTCCAGATCTTATGCGTGTGGGTAATTATAGAACGACAGATTGGCATGAAAATCACATGCTAAATCCAGCCTCTGTAGTGCCAGGTTCGATCATGCCAGCATATCCATTTTTATTTAAGAAAAATGCTGATATCGAGACTGCTTACGCTGAAGCACTAACTGTTAAAAAGGTCTTTAACACGCCTTATGATGAGAAAGATATGCCAGCTCTTGGTACTTTTGAGCAAGCAAATGCTAACGTGAAAGAGCAGGCTGCAAGTATCGTTGAAAATATGAAAGATGAGCAGGTTAAACAAGCTTTTGAAAAAGGTGAAATTCGCCAGATCGTAGCACTTATCGCCTATCTAAATAGTCTAAAATAG
- the carB gene encoding carbamoyl-phosphate synthase large subunit, with product MPKRTDINTILLIGSGPIVIGQACEFDYSGTQAAKTLKELGYRVVLINSNPATIMTDPNFADATYIEPITKDSILKIIEKENIDAILPTMGGQVALNAAMEVFESGLLKDVKFLGANPEAIKKGEDRQIFKATMQKIGMDLPESRYAYNMDDALNAANEIGFPLIIRASYTLGGAGSGVAYNMDEFKELANTGLDASPIHEILIEESLLGWKEYEMEVIRDRNDNCIIVCSIENFDPMGVHTGDSITVAPALTLTDKEYQAMRDASFAILREIGVDTGGSNVQFAIDPKTGRMIVIEMNPRVSRSSALASKATGYPIAKVATLLAVGFSLDEIKNDITGTPASFEPVIDYIVTKIPRFTFEKFPGSNPYLGTAMKSVGEVMAIGRTFKESIQKALCSLERDLCGFNSLSLEKNALIYGIRNANERRILYLAQAFRDGFSVAEVHEFSKIDPWFLEQIYEIVKFEDKIDMDILNNEELLREAKSMGFSDKMIAVLINEKDDLELSQNDIYSARQKLGIELEYNEVDTCAGEFKALTPYLYSTTNITKFPKKELAKDAKKVMIIGGGPNRIGQGIEFDYCCVHASYALRDLGIKTIMYNCNPETVSTDYDTSDILYFEPIDFEHVRSVIEREKPDGVIVHFGGQTPLKFAKRLSVIGAKIIGTTARVIDVAEDRKKFSEFINKIGVLQPKNDTATSLEEALQKAATIGYPVLVRPSYVLGGRAMRRVHNESELKEYMSEAVKVSNHSPVLLDKFLQDAKELDVDAICDGKEVYIGAIMEHIEEAGIHSGDSACILPPMSLSDEMIKKVEKQTRDIALNLGVVGLMNIQFAIYENELYMIEVNPRASRTVPFVSKATGVPMAKVATRVMWQGNLREALKFYDDYKVVYEDGDILKPRVSSHICVKECVLPFNKLSGADLILGPEMKSTGEVMGISHDFASSFAKSQIAASNTLPSKGRVFLTLADADKSYAPDLAKELIALGFSIIATGGTHKILSEAGVEAEFVYKISEGRPNVEDRLKNGDIALVINTSDTKSSVDDGKKIRQNVLRFKIPYFTTIRAALAAAKSLSAVQTGKALEVKSLQEYLSKK from the coding sequence ATGCCAAAAAGAACAGATATAAATACCATTTTGCTAATAGGCTCAGGCCCTATCGTCATCGGTCAAGCCTGCGAATTTGACTACTCAGGCACGCAAGCAGCCAAGACGCTAAAAGAGCTTGGATACCGCGTAGTGCTCATAAATTCAAACCCAGCCACCATCATGACTGACCCAAATTTCGCCGACGCAACGTATATAGAGCCGATCACAAAAGATAGCATTTTAAAGATCATCGAAAAAGAAAATATTGACGCCATTTTGCCAACGATGGGCGGACAAGTAGCGCTAAATGCCGCTATGGAGGTCTTTGAGAGCGGTCTTTTAAAGGATGTGAAATTTCTTGGTGCAAACCCAGAAGCGATAAAAAAGGGCGAAGATAGACAAATTTTTAAAGCGACCATGCAAAAGATCGGCATGGACCTGCCTGAGAGTAGATATGCTTATAACATGGACGACGCGCTAAATGCGGCAAATGAGATAGGCTTCCCACTCATCATAAGAGCTAGCTACACGCTTGGTGGCGCAGGAAGTGGCGTGGCTTATAATATGGACGAATTTAAAGAGCTAGCCAACACTGGCCTTGACGCAAGTCCGATACATGAAATTTTGATAGAAGAGAGCTTGCTTGGCTGGAAAGAGTACGAGATGGAGGTCATCAGAGATAGAAATGACAACTGCATCATCGTCTGCTCGATCGAAAATTTCGACCCAATGGGCGTTCACACAGGCGATAGCATCACGGTTGCGCCAGCTTTAACGCTCACAGATAAAGAGTATCAGGCGATGCGTGATGCTAGCTTTGCCATACTTCGCGAGATAGGCGTTGATACTGGCGGTAGCAACGTGCAGTTTGCCATAGACCCAAAAACGGGCCGCATGATCGTTATCGAGATGAACCCACGCGTTAGCCGAAGCTCAGCACTAGCAAGTAAAGCTACTGGCTATCCTATCGCAAAGGTCGCGACACTGCTTGCAGTTGGTTTTAGTCTTGATGAGATCAAAAACGACATAACTGGCACGCCTGCTAGCTTTGAGCCGGTGATCGACTACATCGTGACAAAGATCCCACGTTTTACATTTGAGAAATTCCCAGGATCAAACCCATATCTAGGCACCGCTATGAAGTCAGTTGGTGAGGTAATGGCGATAGGTAGGACATTTAAAGAGAGTATCCAAAAGGCGCTTTGTAGCCTAGAGCGTGATCTTTGCGGATTTAACAGCCTTAGTTTAGAGAAAAACGCTTTGATTTATGGCATCAGAAATGCAAATGAGAGAAGAATTTTATATCTAGCACAAGCTTTTAGAGATGGATTTAGCGTGGCTGAGGTGCATGAATTTAGCAAGATCGATCCTTGGTTTTTGGAGCAAATTTATGAGATAGTTAAATTTGAAGATAAGATCGACATGGATATCTTAAATAATGAAGAGCTTTTGCGAGAGGCCAAAAGTATGGGCTTTTCAGACAAGATGATAGCTGTGCTTATAAATGAAAAAGACGATCTTGAGCTTAGTCAAAATGATATCTATTCTGCTAGGCAAAAGCTTGGCATCGAGCTTGAATACAACGAGGTCGATACTTGTGCGGGCGAGTTTAAGGCACTAACGCCATATCTTTACTCAACCACAAATATCACTAAATTCCCTAAAAAAGAGCTAGCAAAAGACGCTAAAAAGGTGATGATAATAGGTGGTGGTCCAAATAGGATCGGTCAGGGCATAGAGTTTGACTACTGTTGCGTGCACGCAAGCTACGCCCTAAGAGACCTTGGCATAAAAACGATAATGTATAACTGCAACCCAGAAACCGTCTCGACTGACTACGATACGAGTGATATTTTGTACTTTGAGCCGATTGATTTTGAGCACGTGAGATCAGTCATCGAGCGTGAAAAGCCAGACGGCGTGATCGTGCATTTCGGCGGCCAAACTCCGCTTAAATTTGCAAAACGCCTAAGCGTGATCGGCGCTAAGATCATCGGAACAACTGCAAGAGTGATTGATGTGGCCGAGGATAGAAAGAAATTTAGCGAATTTATAAATAAAATAGGCGTTCTTCAGCCTAAAAATGACACCGCCACTAGCCTAGAGGAAGCCTTACAAAAGGCCGCAACTATTGGCTATCCAGTGCTTGTTCGCCCAAGCTACGTTCTAGGCGGTAGGGCGATGAGAAGGGTGCACAACGAGAGCGAGCTAAAAGAGTATATGAGCGAGGCGGTGAAAGTTAGCAACCACTCGCCAGTGCTACTTGATAAATTTTTACAAGATGCAAAAGAGCTCGACGTAGACGCGATATGTGACGGCAAAGAGGTCTATATTGGCGCGATAATGGAGCACATCGAGGAGGCTGGAATTCACTCTGGCGACTCGGCTTGCATATTGCCACCGATGAGCTTAAGCGATGAGATGATAAAAAAAGTGGAGAAGCAAACCAGAGATATCGCGCTAAATTTAGGCGTTGTCGGCCTTATGAATATCCAGTTTGCTATCTATGAAAACGAGCTTTATATGATCGAGGTAAATCCTCGCGCAAGCAGAACTGTGCCGTTTGTGAGCAAAGCTACTGGCGTGCCTATGGCAAAGGTAGCTACAAGAGTTATGTGGCAGGGAAATTTACGTGAGGCGCTTAAATTTTATGATGATTACAAGGTTGTTTATGAAGATGGTGACATCTTAAAACCTCGCGTAAGTTCGCATATTTGTGTAAAAGAGTGTGTATTGCCATTTAACAAGCTAAGTGGCGCCGACCTCATCCTTGGCCCTGAGATGAAGAGTACGGGCGAGGTCATGGGCATAAGCCACGATTTTGCAAGCTCATTTGCAAAGAGCCAGATCGCTGCTAGCAACACTTTGCCAAGCAAAGGTAGGGTCTTTTTAACGCTAGCTGACGCTGATAAATCTTACGCACCAGACCTTGCAAAAGAGCTAATAGCGCTTGGCTTTAGCATCATCGCAACTGGTGGTACGCATAAAATTTTAAGCGAAGCTGGCGTTGAGGCTGAGTTTGTCTATAAGATAAGCGAAGGCAGGCCAAACGTCGAAGATAGGCTAAAAAACGGCGACATCGCGCTTGTTATAAATACAAGTGATACAAAATCAAGCGTGGATGATGGCAAAAAGATCCGCCAAAATGTGCTTAGATTTAAGATTCCTTACTTCACAACGATCCGTGCAGCACTAGCAGCTGCTAAGTCCCTAAGTGCGGTTCAAACTGGTAAAGCACTTGAAGTAAAAAGCTTGCAAGAGTATTTATCTAAAAAGTAA
- the carA gene encoding glutamine-hydrolyzing carbamoyl-phosphate synthase small subunit — protein MKAYIYIENGVFLEAKAFGAHGECAGELVFNTSMTGYEEIMSDPSYAGQFIVFTMPEIGIVGINEDDMESLRIHASGVIMRSYNEIPSNYRSQKSLGKFFEEQGKFGVYDVDTRYLTKMLRDEGALMAYISTQISDKDELKRRLESSGRIENINYVKTVSAMDEYEHKKGAWDRNLKSYKPLKSIGKKIAVFDFGVKRNILNELCETGLEVIVVPHDTKAEILIEKFKNGEINGVFLSNGPGEPKNLKAEIGEIKKMIEAKIPIFGICLGHQLLSNAFGYETYKLKFGQHGANHPVLNLETKAIEITTQNHNYNVPESIAEIAVVTHRNLFDNTIEGVRYKDYPIFSVQHHPEASGGPSESKYIFKQFLEIL, from the coding sequence ATGAAAGCTTACATTTATATTGAAAATGGTGTTTTTTTAGAAGCAAAAGCTTTTGGTGCTCATGGTGAGTGTGCAGGCGAGCTCGTTTTTAATACCTCGATGACTGGCTATGAAGAGATCATGAGCGATCCAAGCTATGCTGGTCAGTTTATCGTCTTTACTATGCCAGAAATAGGCATAGTGGGTATAAATGAAGACGATATGGAGAGCCTTAGAATTCATGCAAGTGGCGTTATAATGAGAAGCTACAATGAAATTCCATCAAACTACCGCTCGCAAAAATCTTTGGGAAAATTTTTCGAAGAGCAAGGTAAATTTGGCGTTTATGACGTTGATACTAGATATCTCACAAAGATGCTACGTGACGAGGGTGCGCTTATGGCCTATATCTCAACGCAGATAAGTGATAAAGATGAGCTAAAACGCAGGCTTGAAAGTAGCGGGCGTATTGAAAATATAAACTACGTGAAAACAGTTAGCGCGATGGACGAGTATGAGCACAAAAAAGGCGCTTGGGATAGAAATTTAAAGTCATATAAGCCGCTAAAAAGTATTGGTAAAAAGATAGCTGTTTTTGACTTTGGTGTAAAGAGAAATATCCTAAACGAGCTATGTGAAACTGGTCTTGAAGTCATCGTAGTGCCACACGACACTAAGGCTGAAATTTTGATAGAAAAATTTAAAAATGGCGAGATAAATGGGGTGTTTTTATCAAATGGTCCTGGTGAGCCAAAAAATTTAAAGGCTGAAATAGGCGAGATCAAAAAGATGATTGAGGCTAAGATACCTATATTTGGCATTTGCCTTGGACATCAGTTACTCTCAAACGCCTTTGGGTACGAGACATATAAGCTTAAATTTGGTCAGCACGGAGCAAATCACCCAGTGCTAAATTTAGAGACAAAAGCAATTGAGATAACAACACAAAATCACAACTACAACGTGCCAGAGAGCATCGCTGAAATAGCGGTTGTGACTCATAGAAATTTATTTGACAACACAATTGAGGGTGTGAGATACAAAGACTATCCGATCTTTTCAGTTCAGCACCACCCAGAAGCAAGTGGTGGTCCAAGTGAGAGTAAATATATATTTAAGCAGTTTTTAGAAATTTTATAA